The genomic DNA ttgaattttcaagATAACCGTCGTTACCATGGAAACCGTCtaaatgtgaaaaaatgaaagaaaaaaaaatccttataaACTCATCGTTAATCAACCCAACCGTAACAGATACAACCCAAACCTTCCCCGCCGTAATAATAATATGAACTGTAGAACTGGTTTCCgtttgaattttgaagattgCTGCTTTACCATGGAGATTAGGCTAAAAGTGTAATATTGACCCATATCAGATAAAACGTCAAATGAACATTTTCTAGCAAATTTTAAGTTCGACCCCGgttaaatgttattgaaatgTTATCTGTCTTTGAAACATTTAGAGTAGCCGTTGTTTACATGGaaacagcaacaacaaaaaattcataaaaataaagttcTGTAATCAAGTTTATGTGTATGAGATTAAATACAACTATGTACTACTAAAATCTTCTAGTATGTGCTagaagaagccaaaaaaatatgtaaacctGCTTTTATTCTATACAAAATAGTGATTGATTTCATTTTCTGACTTGAGCAATTTAACTATCCGTTAGGGTTTCAAGTAAATAGAGGTATGCTTAATAATATATGAAGGCCTTGAGCAACACAGCTGAGCAATGAAAACACACTAAAATCTGGGGGTGATTTGAAAGTAGattctttttcatatataccATCGTATGTAGGAATAAACAGACAGGGCGTATAAACTACTATCACTGTAACAGCATATAAAAAATGGCACACATCAGAAAGTAAAGAtgcatttgaatattaaaaatagtTAATCTAATCTTAAACTTAAATTAAACACCACGAAAAGTGTTCGGCCAAAAATCCcttttaaatgtacatttgtatagcGTCAAGTTTTTACTCGAAACAGAACAGAGAATGATCACGGATAAGgttgttattttgaatttaccCGCGATATAATACTGATCAGGAGGTACATACTGGTCACGTGTCAAATACCTGCATTGGATCAGTTGATAGACATTTTCTGGATCTCAGgtaaaacaatgtttaaacaCTTACAATGAAATGTTtgataagaaaattatttgtttctaGCAAATAgaatgatttattattattttttaattttcatttttgatgcaAGTCAATAAAATCAAGGATTTTAAATTCTACTTTCGTTTTCCCCTTTCATATAAGGTTAAAATATCCAAACATAgtgtatgtaaataaatagcacaaataaataacaaaaaacaaaaccacgAAGATGTAGCATTgacaaaatcattttcatatctTATTCTTAATGAAAATTCGACATTTGTTAATACCACCAATGTTTTTTGGAGTACAGACAAGTATGTCCACAACTATGTTGACAATTATAAATACTTTGTATAGACACTGATTGAACCCTTTGTGTCTCCTACCGCTTTTTACCCAAAAACGaatttcttcaaaaaatatTCCAGGTAAAgcctcaaaaataaaaataaaacaagtcaTGAATAAATATACTTGAGTATTGTGGTACTTGACCATGAAAAAGTGGAAGGGCACATGGGTTCTTCAAGGTCGGCTTATCGCTATCAATGACAGGACATTTGAAATGTAACGTACACATGATAGTTTGGAAAAGGGATAAAGTGACAGATTAAGTGGTGTAACATGCCACCTATAATTCTTCAAGAGAGTTTTTATAAGGATACGATAACATGCCGAGAACTTAACAGTCGCCTTACACGCGTCATCTGATATCATAATAGCTCATACAGTTGCCAGTGTATTTATAGACACTCTAGTAAACACTGCACGGACAAATGGAGTTTCCTCATAAACAAGGACGTTACTACATGAACGAGAGTAGTCATGGGATAAGCATATTTCTATACCTAGTCAAAGGCTTCTAATATGTCATTTGACCTGGATTTTTAATGTTGATCTTTAACCATTCCTCAGTTAAAGACCATGATGATACGAACACATTTTTACTTGTacaaaaggtaaaaatatttGTACCATGGCACTGGAAAAGTACAGTCAGTTATATGTTACAGATGTATCTTGTCAAACTAActttgttttcttctcttttcatacttttttaaatactgttACAAATAGTTGAAGCAGGAACTTCGATCTAGAAATAAAATGACGgttttcagtgataatgaattaACGCCCGCCACATTATTTTTCTAGTTGGCAGTTTCTGTTTGATCGCCCATTGTGTGGCAATCATTTGCTTACGTGACTTGCACAAACAAAATTCCATAGAACTTTAATTTGCatttacttaaataatgttaatCGGTCCTTTTATGAAACACGATAGTATGTATATCCAGCATCCGTTGAATATTGATAAGAATGGATTAAAATCATATCTGAAAATTTGTCTAACCATGCTAACCTAAGACAGACtttttaaaatgcaattttatgtttttttaaattttcttttttgtagtATGTCGAGTAATCTGACTGTGTGTGGAGTATGTGAATACCGAAACATCAGCAAACCTTCAGTGGTCTGGTGTTCAGAATGTGATGAAGGACTTTGTGAGGGATGTAGAGAGCATCATGCTGCTTCGAAGGCGACTAGAATTCATAGTATTGTTCTACAATCCGATTACCAGAATTTACCTTCTGATATATTGAAAATCACCAACACATGTTCAGAACACGATGAAAAATACGTTATATTTTGTAAGAAGCATGATAGTCCATGTTGTAGTCGATGTGTCGTTGAAACACATAACGATTGCAAAGATTTAAACGCGATAGATGACGTCATTAAGGATGTAAAATCTTCAAGTGCATTCTTAGAGATGGAACAAATGTTGACAGAACTTTCAGAAAATTTACAGAGAATAAGAAAAGATcgacaagaaaacattaaaattttacGAGAGAACAGGACAAACATAGAAAAAGAAGTCCAGCAGACAAGAAGCCTGATTAACAATCATCTTGATAGGTTACAGGAAAATTTGATAAAAGAGTTGTATGACGttgagaaaaatgaaaacaaaatcatcacAAACATAATATCATTAATAGAAGAGAAAGAAAGAGAAATTATCAAAAGTCAAACTAATTTAGATAAAGTTAAAAAGCATGCATCAGACCTCCAGACGTTTCTGGCTTTGAAGCACATCCAACGAGATGTCAGTAACAACGAACAATTTATGGAATCGTTGATAAAGGAAGAGAAATTGAACAATGCATCTATTTCttggaaaaatgaaaatgcttTAGAGATTTTACCTAACCAAATCAAGAAGATGGGAACCATAATTCTAGATACGAAGGCAGGTGAAGCAACATTAACAAACAGGAAAAACCAACAAGCTCAGATAATGCTGCCAAATACATATGTTCCTACCATTGATGATATAACACTTACTTTAAAACAGACCATGAAGACAATAGGAATTGATATCACAAGTTGCTGCTTGTATGATGGCAGGATGATTTTCTCCTGTTTTAATAGTGAACAAATTTACGTCCTGAAAACCAACGGGTCTTTAGATTTTACATTGAATCCTGGATCGCATACTTCGCATATATACTATATTGAAGAAAGCCAAAAACTCCTTGTAGCACCTGGTCATGACTTCACCTGCATTACAATTATTAacatgaaaaatagaaaaactgaGAAATCTATTAAAGTTGGATCAGAGATTTATGGAATTGTTCACAAAGATGGAAATGTGTTCTATAATGGAGGCAGTCGTGGATTATGTGTTGTAGGTTTATATGACGACGACTCTATAACACAGCTAGTTAACGTTAGATTGTCTACATATAGTAGCATTGTCATGTGGTCAGATAATCTTTACTTTATAACCTATGATGATACAGTATCATGCTGTGATCTCCAAGGGACATTGAAATGGAAATTAgagcagaaaaatatttttacaaaggCTCGAGGTATAACAGTGGACAATTATGGACGTGTTTACGTATCGTGCTATGGATCTAACATGGTCGTCGTTATTTCACCAGATGGAACCAAACACAGGGTGTTGCTGTCAAAGAAAGATGGTATTAAAAACCCACAAGCTTTGTGCTTCGATCAAAAAAGTAACAAGTTACTTATTGCAAACAAATGCAATGACgcatttctttataacgtttcAAAATGAGTTGATACACTATCTCTCAGATAAGCTTATCTGTCatgaatatgtttatattgttaaaCTTGGAAATATgctttttgtgttctttttaatgaaaaatctcAAATACTGACCAGATTTATGATGTAACCACTGCATTTGTCATCGCTACAGTCAATGTGTCCCCGGTATTGAGCATGGGCAATATATGCAAAACGTGCTTGCAAAGTTTAGTGATTCATATGATTaactaatttgtataaaaaaaaagattgcaCATTTACAATACAAACCTTGCTCATAAAAAATTAACTTGCATAGTTGTTTGCCAAAACAGATGGTAAAGTTGTAGCTCGATCAAGTTTAACATTAGTCCAATATCATAATAgtttacaattcataaaaggAAACAAGAAATCAACAATATGAAAGTAAAAGTAACTTtaaagtgaaagtgaaagtacaatcaaggtaaaatgaaaataaaaataataaaaaaagaaacagaacaAATCTACTGACATATTCACTAGCTTATAAATTCGAAAGTCGTGTGTGGTGTTTCTCTTAGCTCATATCTTTTTTTGATGTCGTTAGTTTTTGTTTCGAGAAAATAATCTATGATATCAAGATATTGTTAAACTTATTTTACAACGTTTACTTCGTGtctacttttatttatatccaACTTTAAATGGTCCTTCAAATAAATAACTTCGGCTTTGCATGAGATTTTAAAATCTCGTGAACTATTGATATGTAAATAATACGAACCAATGATTCGATCAAGGAACAATGGCAAAGAATGTTAACTTTCCACATTAGTTCAAGTGCAATTTTCAGAACATTAGAATAACACTATTTTGTATTTCTACCacatcagaaaataaaattaagaatggataCTTACtaacattcataaaattgaTGATTAACGGTCAAATAATTGCAATGCTTTTGTGCACGTTTATTTCACggtatataaaggcaacagttgtataccgctgttcgaaattcataaatcgattgagaaaaaaacaaatccgggttacaaacaaaaactgagggaaacacatcaaatataggAGGAGAACaaagacacaacagaaacactaaaatacaacacacacagaaataatttataagataacaatagcCATTTTCgtaacttggtacaggacattttaagaaaaatggtagGCTgtacctggttttgtggctagccaagcctcccgcttttatggctAAATATAACactgaaatgacaacattacatgacaggactacattacaaataaatagaaGAACATACAGGACAGAtaaacacacacataaacaatacaatagaacATTACGACAAgctaatagttattaaaggtaccaggcttataatttaaaacgccAGACTCGTTTTACGTCTACATAAGGCTCATCGATGACGTTCATGTCAAAATAGCAAAGAAAGTCAAACAAAttaagatgaagagcattgataacccaaaattccaaaaagttctGCCAAATTCGGCTAAGGTTATCTGActgtgataagaaaatccttagtatttagaataattcatatttttgcaaacagtaaatttatcagtagaattaccatataattgatatatttgttaacAACGAAGTGGGGACTAATTCCagaataaaaaagaatacataAAACAACTTAGATTAGCACATAGAAACCGCACAGCCGAACAACGCATTGTATGTCTTACAAAACAATTTGTCAATAGAATGTCAACTtgatttatttgacaaaatggtTTTACCAATACTGTTATATGGATCAGAAATATGGGGTTTTGAAAATATAGATATACTTGAACGTGtacatttacaattttgtaaaatgattttacatttaaaacagtCTACTCCAAATTGCATGATGTATGCAGAACTTAGCAGATATCCCATTACTGTGTCTGTAAAACTGCGAATGATTATTTTCTGGAGTAGACTACTTAATGGAAAAGAAAGTCAAATTTGTGCTGTATTACATATAtacttgtatttttatattataatgataacGGAATAGAAACTAAGTAGATatcatatatcaaaaatattcattgataGTTGTGGTATGTCCAATATATGGAATGCACAGTTTGCTCATAAATGGGTGACTGAATGTATTGAACAAAAACTCAAAGACCAGTTTCAACAAGAATGAAAGCTTTTGTTGCAGAATCACTTAAAACTTTATGTTAtcgtattttgaaaatttaaaaaatatttttctgttttacctTACAAATCCATTTTTacattattcaaatatatatgtggTAGTCACCACTTGCCGGTTGAGTCTGCATGGAAGGTGACAAGATTTAGCGAAAGAAGACAGAATCTGCCGTCTCTGTGACTCAAACGACATTGGTGACGAGTACCATTATACTGGTACATGAATTGTGaattttttaagtttgaaaGAAAGTTTTTCTGGCCGTCATTCAAAATGTTTACtggaaaaacagaaaaataaaaaacgtTACTTCTTCTATCggacagaaaattaaaaaaaaaacgaatgaGGTTGTCGTCCAAATTGCTAGATTACCAATATACGGTATTAtgctataaatatataatgatatagAAATGACATCTCCTTGAATGACGCAGCCTCTCTgatatttaaggaaaaaaaatgatttttcaagttataCACAACAGAACCTAAAAAATTCCAATACCTATGAGAACAACAGATGAATTTCCCCCATAAAAAGACAAACTTGACATTTAAATTCAAACAACTTTCTAATTCCATCTTGTTTagcaaaatacagaaaatatgttTCTCTCTctcaaattacaaattatttcttttctctttcaaaaattacaatttatttctGACTGAAACAAACTACTAGACAACATCATAAATAGTACCTCAGTAGACTCTTCAAGTTCAAATGTTCAATCTCaaaacatcaatgttaaatgaaatttatcatattatattaaaccaattttacatttgtaacattaattctatttatatttgaaaatgaatataatatgAATTCAATGTACGTCCTGTCAGAAATTTTAGTACATAATCAGTAATTTGCTAAAGGTAGTAACTATGtctaatatataaaacaaaaagaattatCAAGGATatgcttgttattttgaatttaattgcGATATTTCACTTATCAAATAGTACGGACTGGTCACATGTGCAAATACCTGCATTGGATCAGTTAGACAATTTCAGATAAAGTAATGTTTTGAACACTTACAATGGCATGCTTGTAATACAAGTAGTTGATTTGTTtctaacaaatatgattatcataattatgttttttaaatttcatattaaatgcAAGTCAATAAAATCAATGACTTTTAAATTCTACTTTCGTTTTCGCTTCGCGTTTAATGTTAAAGTATCCAAACATTGGgtttgtaaataaaaagcacaaaattaatgataaaaaagaccAAGAACATAGTTTTTAACAccactaattttattttgagtaCAGACAAATATGTCCACCTGGAAAATGTTAGGATCTTAAGATCTGCATAATTATACAATCATTcacaattaaaaatacattgtataacaCTGATTATACAGTATGTATCTCCTACTGCTTTTTACCGAAATTCGAAATTCTTTCAGTAAATACGCAAAAACACAAGTAATGAATGCATTATATACTTGAGATCACTTGAgtattgttttgattgattgattatttcaTGCTTTATCATGTTAACGTGGAAGGGCAAATACATACAATAGATAGATGCATTCGCTAGCAAGCTTTACATTACTACTTGAACGGGAGAAGTCATAGGATGAGCATATTTCTATACCTAGTCAAACACTTTTAGTATGCCCTTTGACCTTGCTTTAAAATGTACTTCTAATGACCTTTGATCCGTTCTCAGTTTAATCCcgtgataaaacaaataaatgtttacatgtatCATATTAAGTAATGATATTTGTAGCACACCACTGTGCACAAGTACAGTTTcatgtaaaatatcaataattgtcttgtaaaataactttatttacttgtctttttcatacttttcaacatgtttaattGTTGGTTTTTCTTTGAATACTGTTACAAATAGTTGGAGgaggaacttctattccgtaAATAAAGGAAGATCAATGAAGATAAATCAAAGATCGTCACACTAATTTTCCAGTCGACAGTACTAACATAAAgtttgaaacagaaaaaaaatgtagtgcCACGGAAACAATACTATTTGTTCGTTAATTGTGTGGCAAGCATATGCATACATGACTTGCAACAACAAGattaaatagataaaattcagaatggaaatggggaatgtgtcaaagatacaacaatccgaccaaagagcagataacagtcGAAGGCCTTCAATGGATCTTCAATACAGCAAGAGaatcccgcacctggaggcgtgcTTCAAttggccccttaacaaaatgtgtaataGTTCAATTATAATGGAcatcatacttaactccgaaaaacatcaaagaaattaaaattaaaaatcattcaaGAATAACAAACGCCAGAGGATTCTAATTTGGTGCAAGCacgcaaaaatgcagcggggtttaACCTTAATTTGCAtttactttaaagaaaaaaaaaaaaaaaaaactcttatgaagtatatttttttttgtagcatGTCGAGTAAATATACTGTTTGTGGAGTATGCAGTTATCAGCACATTAACAAGCCATCAGTGGTCTGGTGTTCGGAATGTGACGAAGGACTTTGTGAAGAATGTAAAGTGCATCATACAGCTTCAAAGGCGACCAGAGACCATAGTATTGTACTACGATCCGTCTACCATAATTTACCTTCTATTATATTGGAAATCACTCAAACTTGTCCAAAGCACGAAGAAAAATACGTTATATTTTGTAAGAAGCATGATATTCCATGTTGTAGTCGATGTGTTGTTGAAACACATAACGATTGCAAAGATTTAAACGCGATAAATGACGTCATTAAGAATGTAAAATCGTCAAGTGCATTCTTAGAGATGGAACAAGTGTTGAAAGAACTTTCAGAAAATTTGCAGAGAGTAAGAAAAGATCGAGAAGTAAACACTGAAAGTCTAAGGGAGAAcataacaaacataaaaaaagaagttcaGCATACACGAGTATTGATTAACAATCATTTGGATAAGATACAGGAAAGTCTGATGAAAGAGCTGTTTTCGGCCAAggaaaatgaaaacaagaaaataagcaattTAATATCATCAATACAAGAGAAAGAAAAAGAGATAACAGAATTTCGAACCACtctagataaaataaaacagcatGCTTCAGACCTGCAAACATTTTTAGCTTTGAAACACATCCAACAAGATGTCAGGAGCAACGAACAATTTCTGGAATCTTTAATAAAAGAcgagaaaataaaacatgtgtcCATTTCTTTGAGAAACGAAACATCTGTTGAGAACCTATTTACCACTATGAAGAAGATGGGAACCATTGTCTTGGAAACCAAGTCACGTGATGCAACATTAACAAACCGTAAGCATCAACAAGCACAGATACTGATGCCTGCTACACCCGTTCCTACTATTGATGATATAAAACTTACTTTGAGACAGACTGTAAAAACTATTGGAACATATATCTCTTGTTGCTTCTTACTTCCTGATGGCAGAATGATTTTTTCCTGCTGCACAAGCGGACACATAAGCGTACTAAAAAGTGACGGGACTTTGGATTTTACATTAAGGACTGAACAACGTACATC from Mytilus trossulus isolate FHL-02 chromosome 8, PNRI_Mtr1.1.1.hap1, whole genome shotgun sequence includes the following:
- the LOC134727794 gene encoding uncharacterized protein LOC134727794, with product MSSNLTVCGVCEYRNISKPSVVWCSECDEGLCEGCREHHAASKATRIHSIVLQSDYQNLPSDILKITNTCSEHDEKYVIFCKKHDSPCCSRCVVETHNDCKDLNAIDDVIKDVKSSSAFLEMEQMLTELSENLQRIRKDRQENIKILRENRTNIEKEVQQTRSLINNHLDRLQENLIKELYDVEKNENKIITNIISLIEEKEREIIKSQTNLDKVKKHASDLQTFLALKHIQRDVSNNEQFMESLIKEEKLNNASISWKNENALEILPNQIKKMGTIILDTKAGEATLTNRKNQQAQIMLPNTYVPTIDDITLTLKQTMKTIGIDITSCCLYDGRMIFSCFNSEQIYVLKTNGSLDFTLNPGSHTSHIYYIEESQKLLVAPGHDFTCITIINMKNRKTEKSIKVGSEIYGIVHKDGNVFYNGGSRGLCVVGLYDDDSITQLVNVRLSTYSSIVMWSDNLYFITYDDTVSCCDLQGTLKWKLEQKNIFTKARGITVDNYGRVYVSCYGSNMVVVISPDGTKHRVLLSKKDGIKNPQALCFDQKSNKLLIANKCNDAFLYNVSK
- the LOC134727795 gene encoding uncharacterized protein LOC134727795; its protein translation is MSSKYTVCGVCSYQHINKPSVVWCSECDEGLCEECKVHHTASKATRDHSIVLRSVYHNLPSIILEITQTCPKHEEKYVIFCKKHDIPCCSRCVVETHNDCKDLNAINDVIKNVKSSSAFLEMEQVLKELSENLQRVRKDREVNTESLRENITNIKKEVQHTRVLINNHLDKIQESLMKELFSAKENENKKISNLISSIQEKEKEITEFRTTLDKIKQHASDLQTFLALKHIQQDVRSNEQFLESLIKDEKIKHVSISLRNETSVENLFTTMKKMGTIVLETKSRDATLTNRKHQQAQILMPATPVPTIDDIKLTLRQTVKTIGTYISCCFLLPDGRMIFSCCTSGHISVLKSDGTLDFTLRTEQRTSHIFFIEESQKLVVTSGNAYCIQMIDMKTRITEKSIDVGLRNYGIAHKDGKLIYNGYYDGLNVVNLDNNSVSQLVKVSLSKYASIAIWSDNLYFINNDDSVTCCDIQGTLKWKLGPVAVLKTARGITVDTFGRVYVSGYTTSNVVVISPDGKVHKLLLSEKDGLEHPQAVCFDRTNNQLLIANHRNDAFIYDVSK